The following nucleotide sequence is from Deltaproteobacteria bacterium.
TACTTCAAGCCTTCTTTGTTCACAATTTGCTTGTAGTTCACATCTTTTACCGTACCAACAACATTTGCCAAATTTTGCTTTGTTTTATTCAAGATAAACGGTTTCTTTTTTATGAGAGAGATTAAAATAAACAATGCACAAACAACAACAAACAAATAAAAAATTATTCTAAAAATGGTTAATTTATTCCGATACTCCACAAGTATATCTCTGCAGCAGCTTTTCCCACAGCCCCTTACTTTTAAGGATAAGTTTTAAAATGTCTCTCACCGCACCCTTTCCCCCGTCATAAGGAGATATATAATCTGCTCTTCCTTTAACCTCTTCTGCCGCATCACAAGGCGCAGCTGAAAAAGCACAGACAAGCATCGGAGGTATATCTATAAGATCATCTCCGATATAAGCCATTTCATTCTCGCTCACTTTAAATTTTTCTTTTATTATATTCAGCGACTTTATTTTATCTCGCTGATTCTGTAATACAAAGTGTATACCAGTCGCCCGTGCTCTTCTGTCTGTTACCTTAGAATATCTTCCAGACACCCATACAATCTTCAGGCCTGCATCAACAGCCAAATGAATAAGATGTCCATCTTTCACATCAAAAAATTTTTGTTCTTTGCCTTCTTCATCAATAATAATGCTACCATTTGTCAACACACCATCCACATCTATAACAATAAGCTTTATGTTTTTTAAGTCTTTTATCATAATACCCCAGCTCTTAAGATATCATGCAGGTGAATTACCCCTTTTACATGTTTTTCTCTGTTTACGATTACTAAACTGGTAATAGAAAAACTCTGCATTATAGCTGCTGCTTTTACCGCTAAGGCATCTATCTCTACTGTTTTAGGATTCTCCGTCATAATACACTCTGCTTTCAAGTTAAATAATCTCGCTCCCTTTTGTTCTATCGCCCGTCTAAGATCACCATCAGTTATTACACCATCTAATCTACCTTCTTTGTCTATTACACAAGTCATGCCCAGTCCTTTAGAACTTATCTCATAGATCGCATCTTTCACAGGGGTTTCTTCGAAAATTACAGGTATCTCTCTTTCTGTATGCATCAAATCTTCAACCCTTAATAACAACTTTTTTCCCAGCGTACCACCAGGATGAAGCAAGGCGAAATCGTCCTTCGTAAAACCTCTCATTGTAATAAGACCTACAGCCAGGGCATCTCCAACCGATAAAGCAGCAACAGTAGAAGCAGTAGGAATTACATCTATTGGTCCACATTCACTATCTACAGATGCATTTATCACTACATCGGATTTTCTCGCCAAATAGGAATGTGCATTATTGCCCACTATAGAAATTACAGGAACCATAAACCGTTTAAGTGTAGGCAAAAGAAAGTTCAGCTCCGGCGTATTGCCGCTCTTGGAAACAAACATAGCTACATCGTCCCTTGTTATTATGCCCAAGTCTCCATGTGCAGCATCCACCGAATGTACAAATATCGCGGGAGTTCCTGTTGAAGCAAAGGTAGACGCAATCTTCTTAGCAACAATACCAGACTTGCCTACACCAGAAAGAATAACCCGTCCTTTGCATTTAATAAGAATTTCCAACGCCTGCACATAACTCTCATCCACCCCTTCTGCCAGTTTTTCTAACGCATCTCTTTCTACAAATATTGCCTTCTTTATTGTACTAAGAATCTCTTTTCTTTCCATTTTTTTTCTGCACAAGTGTTAATATTCTTTTAGAAATCTCATTTTGAAGAGGATTAATAGATAAAGATTGTTCATAGTGATTTATTGCTCGTTCAATATCCCCCAATTTCTCGTACATCTTCCCCAACAGATGATGATTTTCCGCAGATCGAGGATTCAAATAAACTGCCGCTTCCAATTCCGCCCGAGCTACATTTGCCTCTCCTGTTTCAATATAAGCTCGAGCCAAAAATTCATTATCCATATACCACTCAACATCTATATTTCTCTCCTCCCAAGCTCCTTCGACGAGTGATCCACAAATCTTTTCCTTTTCTTCTTCGGTAGCAAACATGGCAAGCTTAAATACCTCTAACGCCTCACTAAATCCGTCTTGTATTGCGTCTATACACACAATCCCCAATTTAGCCGTTACATTAAATGGCTCTTCTAAAAGTGCCATTTCAAACATCATCTTCGCATTCTCCAAATCCTGTTTGAGAAACTTATCGATAGCTTTTTCCATCATCGGACGCTTCATGAATATCTCCTTCCTATTAAAAGATAATAGAAAAATCCTTAAGATTGCAATTTGTATCCGTTACATCAATATCTTTAACCAATGCAGACGGAGGGCCTTTAAAACATTGCCCTATTACCTCCTCTACATCTTTCTTTTCTCCGCAGAGAACAGCATTTACATTTCTATTCGGTGAATTTTTCACATATCCTTTTATATTTTTTTCAAAAGCCAACTGTCTTAACCAATACCTATAGCCTACTCCCTGCACCAAGCCTTTTATGACCAGCTTCTTACACACCATTTTAGCTCAATAAACAACATTTTTATTGAAATATCGCAGCAATTTCCCTATCGTTTCTGGAATATCTTTTCTCTCCACTATCATATCTATCATGCCATGTTCCAATAAGAATTCTGTTCGCTGAAAACCTTCAGGCAAGGTACGTCCTATGGTTTGCTTAATGACCCTCGGTCCAGCAAAACCAATAAGGGCTTTAGGTTCAGCTATAATCACATCACCCAACATAGCAAAGCTGGCACTCACCCCTGCTGTTGTAGGATCGGCAAGAACAGATATATAGGGAATGCCCTTTTTAGAAAGTTTATTTAAAACAGCACTGGTTCTTGCCATTTGCATCAACGAAAGGATGCCTTCCTGCATACGAGCACCGCCAGAAGAAGAAATAATAACTAATCCTATACTCTTTGTAATTGCCTTCTCCGCTGCCCTTACGATTTTTTCTCCAGTAGCGTAACCCATGCTTCCACCTAAAAAATTGAAATCCAGGGCAACAAGAACCGCAGGCTCACCACATATCTTGCAGAAACCACATATCACAGCCTCTTTATTCCCTGTCTTTTCTTTTGCTTCAGACAACCTCTGTTTATAAGGTTTAAGATCAACGAAATTCAGAGGATCTTTAGAATATATCTGGGTATCAAATTCTTTAAATATTCCTTCATCCGCCGTTATCCCTACTCTGTGTCGAGCAGAAATCCTGAAATAATTCCCGCACTTTGGGCAAACCCATAGATTTTCCTTAACATCATCAATGTAAATTGTCTCTTTGCAGGACTTACACTGAACAAATCTATTATCTTCTTCTTTCTTTTTCTTAAAAATCATTCTTCCTCTCATATGTAATCTCACCTTTATACATTGTGTAGTAAATTTGCCCTTTCAAGTTCTTATTATGAAACGGCGTATTTCTTCCTTTAGATACAAATTTTTCTCTGTTTACCGTCCATTTTTCGTTTAAATCTATTACCGTTATGTTAGCAAAGTCTCCCTTGCTCAATGTGCCTCGAGAAAGGTGATAAACAATCGATGGCTTGTAAGTCATAAGAGCTATCAACTCTGGCAAAGAAACAATCTTTTTCTCTACTAAATATGTATTTAGGACGGCAAATGCCGTTTCTAAGCCAGATATACCAAACGCTGCATTCGACATTGTAGTTTCCTTACTCTTTTCATCATGAGGAGCATGGTCTGTGGCTAAAGCATCCACTATGCCCTCCTTAACTGCTTCCTGTAAACTTTCCACATCTTCTTCGGTCCTTAAAGGCGGATTAACCTTAGCCTGCGTATTGAAACCATCCGTTTCTTTTTCTGTCAAGCTCAAATGATGTGGTGTTACCTCACAGGTAATGTTCAACCCATCCTGTTTCGCTCGCTCAATAATCCTTATTGATTCTTTTGTGCTTACATGACACACATGAATATGTCCACCTGTATGTCTTAATACTTCTACATCTCTGGCTATTATTGCCGATTCACTACAATTGGATATTCCCGGAAGACCCATCTTCGTAGAATAATAACCTTCATTTATCACGCCACCCGAAGAGAGGTTTATGTCTTCCTCATGCAAGGTAATCGGCACATTTAAAGGCTTTGAATAAACAAGAACTTGTTGCAATACAAAAGCATCCATAACGGGCATTCCATCATCAGAAAATGCTACACATCCTGCATCCTTTAGGGTGTAAAAATCAACGAAATCCTGCCCTTCCTCCCCCTTGGTAATTGCTCCAATAGGAAATATGTCGCACAAACCAATTTCTTTAGCCTTTTTCATAATATAATAACTAACCAACGAATTGTCATTTACCGGATTTGTATTGGGCATACAACAGACTGTTGTAAAGCCTCCCTTAACTGCAGTTTTGCTTCCCGAATATAAATCCTCCTTCTGTGTAAAGCCAGGATCACGAAAATGAACATGTATGTCCACAAAGCCCGGGCATACGACCTTTCCCGTTGCATCTATTATCCTGTCTGCTTTTGTCTCCCCGTGAGGAACTACCGCCTCTATTTTCTCACCATTTACTACCACATCGCATATCTCATCCCTCTTATTATAAGGATCAATAACTCTTCCACCCTTTATAACCGTGATCATCTTAATTTTTCCAATAGTATTTTGTTTACCAACTGCGGGTTTGCCTTTCCTCCTGTTTTTTTCATCACCTGTCCTGCTAAAAACCCCATAACATTTTTTCTACCCTTTTTATACTTATCCACAACATCAGGGTTCTCCTCCACTACCCTGCACACTATTTCTGTAATCTTGCTTTCATCTTTGATCTGCACCAACCCCTTTTTCTGCACGATATCCCCTGCACTTTTATTTGTTTCCCACATTTCTGCAAACACAGACTTGGCTATTTTCCCTGATATTGTCCCTTCGTCCACAAGTTTTAAAAGTTCCGCCACCTGACGGGGTTTCATGTCCACATCACCAATTTCTTTTCCTTCCTTATTCAAATATGCCAAAAACTCCGACAACATCCAGTTAGCTATCTGCTCATACCCTTGAAAGCTCTCGCATATATTCTCAAAATAGTCGGCCAATTCATTTGATTCGGTAAGTATGGATGCTTTTTCTGGGGACAGTCCATAGTCTTTTACAAATCTCTTTTCTTTCTCATCCGGCAATTCAGGCATATCCGTTTTTACCCTTTCAACCCATTTCTCATCTATGAGAAGGGGAACTAAATCCGGTTCAGGAAAATAACGATATTCATAAGCCTCTTCTTTGCTGCGCATAGATCGCGTAATATTCTCCTTTTCATCCCATAATCTTGTTTCCTGAACAATTTGCCCGCCGTTTTGGATTAAAGCAACCTGCCTTCTAATTTCATACGATAATGCCTTTTCCACATGTTTAAAAGAATTTATATTCTTGACTTCTACCTTTGTACCCAATTTTTCCTCAGCTTTTTCCCTTACTGATACATTCGCATCACATCTCATACTACCTTCTTCCATATTCCCATTGCTTATCTTTAAGTATCTCACCAGGGTTCTTATCTTCCTTAAGTATTTCCCCGCTTCTTCTGGTGTGCGCAGATCCGGTTCACTCACAATTTCCAAAAGAGGAACACCTGCTCGATTAAAATCCACGAAACTTACATCCCTTTGATGAATCAGCTTTCCTGCATCTTCCTCCATATGTGCTCGAACAAGTCCTATCTTCTTTCTTCCCTCAGGTAAGTCTATCTCTATAAAACCACCTTTTACAATAGGCAATTCATACTGAGAAACTTGATATCCTTTAGGCAAATCCGGGTAAAAATAATTTTTCCTGGCAAAACGGGAAAACTTGCTTATTTTAGAATGGGCAGCAATACCAAACCGCAAAGCAAACTCCACCACCTCTTTATTCAAAACAGGCAAAACACCAGGCATGCCCAGGCATACGGGACAAGTATGCGTGTTTGGCGAATCACCAAATTCTGTACTACAACTGCAGAATATCTTCGTTTTTGTTGACAGCTGAACATGCACTTCCAAACCAATTACCGATTCAAACTCCATTTTCTCCTCTACAAGCTTGGGTTTATTAAAACATTCTGGTCAAATCTTTCATCTTTTATTTTGACTTTATTCTCTGTTATCTCCAGTTTCCCCTCCACATACATCTTTATTGCCTTTGGATATATTTTATGTTCATATTGAAGTATGCGTTGTGACAATGTATCTTCCGTATCCTCCACATAAACAGGTACTACTGCTTGAATAATAATGGGACCTTCATCTACTTTTTCCGTAACAAAATGAACCGTACACCCGGAAAACCTTACCCCAGAATCTACTGCCTGCCTCTGCGCCTGAAGTCCAGCAAATGCAGGAAGAAGGGCAGGATGAATGTTCATAATTCTCCATTTAAAGTGCTTTACAAAATATGAAGAAAGAACTCTCATAAAGCCAGCAAGAACTATCAAATCTATATTAAAATTCTCCAATATCTCTATTAATTTTTCTTCATACTCTTTTTTATTAGAAAAATCTTTAGCTTCCAAAATCTTTGTTTCTATTTTATATTTCTTTGCTCTAACCAGACCATAAGCATCTTTGTTATCGCTTATAACAACAACAATTTTTGCTCCCTTAACATAACCTGTTTCTATACTTCTTATAATAGATTCCAGATTTGTGCCTCGACCGGAAATCAAAACGGCAATCTTACACAATCCGGACATTTCCACTTCCTTTCTCTATATATCCTATAATCTTACAACCATAATTCATTTTTCTCCATAAATCCATAGTCTTATCCGTATCCTCTTTTCTTACAACCACTACCATACCTATGCCCATATTAAAAACATTGAACATTTCTTTTTCTTCCATACTCCCCCATTCTTTTATGAGGTGAAAAATAGGAGGGGTAGGAATATCATTTTTCTTTACTACCATATCCACATTGGAAGGCAAAATACGGGGGATATTACCATAGAATCCTCCTCCCGTTATATGAGCAATGCATTTTATCTTAATACCATTCTTCTTTGCCTTCAAAATAGGCTTTACATAAATCATGGTGGGCTTTAGCAGTTCTTCTCCAATCGTAAAAGTTAAATCTTCTATATATGTATCTACTCTCATCTTCATCTTTTCAAAGACAATTTTTCTTATTAGAGAATAGCCATTGCTATGCAATCCAGAGGAAAAAAGACCCACTACAACATCTCCTTCTTCCGCATCTTCCCTTATTATTTCGGCTTTCCTTGCAATGCCTATGCAAAAACCACCCAAATCGTATTCACCGTCTCTGTACATATCTGGCATCTCTGCCGTTTCACCACCAGAAAGAGAACAATTTGCATCCCTCAATCCATTCACTATTCCTTTCATTATATCTTCTAATATACAATCATCCAATCTACTAAATGAAATATAGTCCGAAAATAAGACAGGCTGTGCACCGGAGGTAATTATATCATTCACATTCATAGCCACTAAATCTATTCCTACCGTGTTGTGCCTGCCCATCATACATGCTATTTTCAGTTTTGTACCCACGCCGTCTGCAGATGTAGCCAGAGAAACATCTTCACACCCAAAATTTCCTAAATTATAGAGACTGCAAAACTTCCCTATAGAACTTGAAAAAGGTAGATCTTCAGCTAATTTCCTAATCACTCCGACAAAATTCTGACCTCTTCTAATGTCTACCCCGGCTTCTTTATATGTCAATTTAGCCACTATTTATCTCTGTCTCTACAACGCTTCCTCTTTAGTGGTTTCTTCCTCTTTAAGTCGAGCCTTAATCTCCTTTAACCTTTCTTTTTCTTCTTGGATTGCCTTCCTCGCCTCTTCGATATTTTTCAGAATGCTTTCTTTTCGAGTTTCAACAACTTCTTTACCCTTTTCCAGGAGTTCTTTTGTGCCATCTACAATCTTCGATGTCAGATTAGTAATATTTTCTTCTAAATTTTCCTTTTGTTTTAACAAATTTTCTTGTCCTTTTTTAGCATATTCAGAAATACTTTTACGCATCTCTTCGCCAGTCTTGGGTGTAAGCAAAAATGCCGCTACTATTCCTACTACAGTGCCAGAGATAAACCCTGCAAAGAAACATCCTGCGCCACTACTTTCATCACTCATAATTTCCTCCTTTTTGAAACAATGCTTAAAATTTTCTCTATTCCTGACAATGCTGCTATCACAACATCTACATACTCCTCTGCGCTTCGTGCCCTCCGTGAAAAGAAATTT
It contains:
- a CDS encoding HAD hydrolase family protein, encoding MIKDLKNIKLIVIDVDGVLTNGSIIIDEEGKEQKFFDVKDGHLIHLAVDAGLKIVWVSGRYSKVTDRRARATGIHFVLQNQRDKIKSLNIIKEKFKVSENEMAYIGDDLIDIPPMLVCAFSAAPCDAAEEVKGRADYISPYDGGKGAVRDILKLILKSKGLWEKLLQRYTCGVSE
- a CDS encoding KpsF/GutQ family sugar-phosphate isomerase, encoding MERKEILSTIKKAIFVERDALEKLAEGVDESYVQALEILIKCKGRVILSGVGKSGIVAKKIASTFASTGTPAIFVHSVDAAHGDLGIITRDDVAMFVSKSGNTPELNFLLPTLKRFMVPVISIVGNNAHSYLARKSDVVINASVDSECGPIDVIPTASTVAALSVGDALAVGLITMRGFTKDDFALLHPGGTLGKKLLLRVEDLMHTEREIPVIFEETPVKDAIYEISSKGLGMTCVIDKEGRLDGVITDGDLRRAIEQKGARLFNLKAECIMTENPKTVEIDALAVKAAAIMQSFSITSLVIVNREKHVKGVIHLHDILRAGVL
- a CDS encoding tetratricopeptide repeat protein, with protein sequence MKRPMMEKAIDKFLKQDLENAKMMFEMALLEEPFNVTAKLGIVCIDAIQDGFSEALEVFKLAMFATEEEKEKICGSLVEGAWEERNIDVEWYMDNEFLARAYIETGEANVARAELEAAVYLNPRSAENHHLLGKMYEKLGDIERAINHYEQSLSINPLQNEISKRILTLVQKKNGKKRDS
- a CDS encoding acylphosphatase, with amino-acid sequence MCKKLVIKGLVQGVGYRYWLRQLAFEKNIKGYVKNSPNRNVNAVLCGEKKDVEEVIGQCFKGPPSALVKDIDVTDTNCNLKDFSIIF
- a CDS encoding acetyl-CoA carboxylase carboxyltransferase subunit beta, whose amino-acid sequence is MIFKKKKEEDNRFVQCKSCKETIYIDDVKENLWVCPKCGNYFRISARHRVGITADEGIFKEFDTQIYSKDPLNFVDLKPYKQRLSEAKEKTGNKEAVICGFCKICGEPAVLVALDFNFLGGSMGYATGEKIVRAAEKAITKSIGLVIISSSGGARMQEGILSLMQMARTSAVLNKLSKKGIPYISVLADPTTAGVSASFAMLGDVIIAEPKALIGFAGPRVIKQTIGRTLPEGFQRTEFLLEHGMIDMIVERKDIPETIGKLLRYFNKNVVY
- a CDS encoding dihydroorotase, translating into MITVIKGGRVIDPYNKRDEICDVVVNGEKIEAVVPHGETKADRIIDATGKVVCPGFVDIHVHFRDPGFTQKEDLYSGSKTAVKGGFTTVCCMPNTNPVNDNSLVSYYIMKKAKEIGLCDIFPIGAITKGEEGQDFVDFYTLKDAGCVAFSDDGMPVMDAFVLQQVLVYSKPLNVPITLHEEDINLSSGGVINEGYYSTKMGLPGISNCSESAIIARDVEVLRHTGGHIHVCHVSTKESIRIIERAKQDGLNITCEVTPHHLSLTEKETDGFNTQAKVNPPLRTEEDVESLQEAVKEGIVDALATDHAPHDEKSKETTMSNAAFGISGLETAFAVLNTYLVEKKIVSLPELIALMTYKPSIVYHLSRGTLSKGDFANITVIDLNEKWTVNREKFVSKGRNTPFHNKNLKGQIYYTMYKGEITYERKNDF
- the gatB gene encoding Asp-tRNA(Asn)/Glu-tRNA(Gln) amidotransferase subunit GatB — its product is MEFESVIGLEVHVQLSTKTKIFCSCSTEFGDSPNTHTCPVCLGMPGVLPVLNKEVVEFALRFGIAAHSKISKFSRFARKNYFYPDLPKGYQVSQYELPIVKGGFIEIDLPEGRKKIGLVRAHMEEDAGKLIHQRDVSFVDFNRAGVPLLEIVSEPDLRTPEEAGKYLRKIRTLVRYLKISNGNMEEGSMRCDANVSVREKAEEKLGTKVEVKNINSFKHVEKALSYEIRRQVALIQNGGQIVQETRLWDEKENITRSMRSKEEAYEYRYFPEPDLVPLLIDEKWVERVKTDMPELPDEKEKRFVKDYGLSPEKASILTESNELADYFENICESFQGYEQIANWMLSEFLAYLNKEGKEIGDVDMKPRQVAELLKLVDEGTISGKIAKSVFAEMWETNKSAGDIVQKKGLVQIKDESKITEIVCRVVEENPDVVDKYKKGRKNVMGFLAGQVMKKTGGKANPQLVNKILLEKLR
- a CDS encoding phosphoribosylglycinamide formyltransferase; the protein is MCKIAVLISGRGTNLESIIRSIETGYVKGAKIVVVISDNKDAYGLVRAKKYKIETKILEAKDFSNKKEYEEKLIEILENFNIDLIVLAGFMRVLSSYFVKHFKWRIMNIHPALLPAFAGLQAQRQAVDSGVRFSGCTVHFVTEKVDEGPIIIQAVVPVYVEDTEDTLSQRILQYEHKIYPKAIKMYVEGKLEITENKVKIKDERFDQNVLINPSL
- the purM gene encoding phosphoribosylformylglycinamidine cyclo-ligase, translated to MAKLTYKEAGVDIRRGQNFVGVIRKLAEDLPFSSSIGKFCSLYNLGNFGCEDVSLATSADGVGTKLKIACMMGRHNTVGIDLVAMNVNDIITSGAQPVLFSDYISFSRLDDCILEDIMKGIVNGLRDANCSLSGGETAEMPDMYRDGEYDLGGFCIGIARKAEIIREDAEEGDVVVGLFSSGLHSNGYSLIRKIVFEKMKMRVDTYIEDLTFTIGEELLKPTMIYVKPILKAKKNGIKIKCIAHITGGGFYGNIPRILPSNVDMVVKKNDIPTPPIFHLIKEWGSMEEKEMFNVFNMGIGMVVVVRKEDTDKTMDLWRKMNYGCKIIGYIEKGSGNVRIV
- a CDS encoding YtxH domain-containing protein — translated: MSDESSGAGCFFAGFISGTVVGIVAAFLLTPKTGEEMRKSISEYAKKGQENLLKQKENLEENITNLTSKIVDGTKELLEKGKEVVETRKESILKNIEEARKAIQEEKERLKEIKARLKEEETTKEEAL